The following are encoded in a window of Mycolicibacterium tusciae JS617 genomic DNA:
- a CDS encoding VWA domain-containing protein, whose amino-acid sequence MTLPLLGPITLSGFEHAWFFLFLLVVLGVVALYIFVQLARHRRMLRFANMELLESVAPSGPTRRRHLPAILLVIALVLLTVAMAGPTHDVRIPRNRAVVMLVMDVSQSMRATDVSPNRMAAAQEASKQFADELTPGINLGLIAYAGTATVLVSPTTGREATKAAIDKLQFADRTATGEGIFTALQAIATVGAVIGGGDEPPPARIVLFSDGKETVPSNPDNPKGAFTAARTAKDQGVPISTISFGTPYGYVEINDQRQPVPVDDDMLKEIADLSGGEAFTASSLEQLRQVYANLQQQIGYETIKGDASVGWLRLGALALALAALSALLINRRLPN is encoded by the coding sequence ATGACATTACCGCTACTTGGACCGATAACGCTTTCGGGGTTCGAGCACGCTTGGTTCTTCCTGTTCCTGTTGGTCGTGCTCGGTGTGGTCGCGCTCTACATCTTCGTCCAGCTCGCTCGGCATCGGCGGATGCTGCGCTTCGCCAACATGGAATTGCTGGAGAGCGTTGCACCCAGTGGGCCGACACGGCGGCGACACCTGCCCGCGATCCTGCTCGTGATCGCGCTGGTGCTTCTCACTGTGGCGATGGCCGGACCGACACACGACGTCCGCATTCCGCGCAACCGCGCGGTGGTGATGCTCGTGATGGACGTATCGCAGTCGATGCGCGCCACCGACGTGTCACCGAATCGCATGGCCGCGGCGCAGGAGGCATCCAAGCAGTTCGCCGACGAGTTGACCCCTGGCATCAATCTCGGGCTCATCGCCTACGCAGGCACGGCGACGGTGCTCGTCTCACCGACCACCGGCCGCGAGGCCACCAAGGCAGCGATCGACAAGCTGCAGTTCGCCGACCGCACCGCCACCGGTGAGGGCATCTTCACGGCGTTGCAGGCGATCGCGACCGTGGGAGCCGTGATCGGCGGGGGCGACGAACCGCCGCCTGCGCGCATCGTGTTGTTCTCCGACGGCAAGGAGACCGTGCCGTCGAATCCCGACAATCCCAAGGGCGCCTTCACCGCCGCGCGCACCGCCAAAGACCAGGGCGTGCCGATCTCGACGATCTCGTTCGGCACGCCGTACGGATACGTCGAGATCAACGATCAACGTCAGCCGGTGCCCGTGGACGACGACATGCTCAAAGAAATCGCCGATCTGTCCGGTGGCGAGGCGTTCACCGCGTCCAGCCTCGAGCAGTTGCGCCAGGTGTATGCGAACCTGCAACAGCAGATCGGCTACGAAACGATCAAGGGCGACGCGAGTGTGGGTTGGCTGCGGCTCGGCGCGCTGGCGCTGGCGCTGGCGGCATTGTCGGCGCTGCTCATCAACCGACGCCTGCCGAACTGA